The Crassaminicella indica genomic interval AAGATAAACCTGCAATGTAATCTACAATATTACATGATTACATGCAGAGTAGCCTGCCTTGAGTGGAATAAGGTGGATAATAGATACAATGATGAAGTTATTGGGCCCAATGATTTCATCTTATTGCTGTTCGAAACCTATTCTGCAAAAGAGGCTAAGAAATGGTGTGACTGTTGAGGAAAACTCCTAGACTGTTCTTTTGAGGTCTGTTGAGGATTACAGTACGGACTAAGTGGCAATCTAGTCTTACTTTTGGCAACAAAGTAAAAAGAAATTTAAAGGGAAACCGCTGATTTGGCGACAAACCAGTATTTCTTTGGGAAATCCAACTAGACCTAAGCCGTAAAATTTACTCAACAGGCTGCCACTCTTTTAAATAATTTATTAGGTTAATACAACTTTAAATATTTTATAGGTGATCATGATGGAAACAGAATCTAACGAAACATATACTCCTAAAAAGAAAAAAACAAAAAGGAAATTTAAAGGTTATAACCTAAAATGGGTTGTCCTTATAACTATATGGACATTTTTTTTAGCCACAGGAATAAGCTTTGTTTCTGAATCAGTACTTAGAAAGGTTCACTTTCTTATCGCTTTTTTTATTCTTGTTACCATTATATTTATTGGTATATTATTTGATTTAGTAGGAATAGCTGTCGCATCTGCAAGAGAAACACCTTTTCATTCTATGGCAGCTAATAGAATAAAAGGAGCTAAATTTGCTGTAAAATTAGTACGAAATGCAGGTCCAGTAGCAAATTTTTGTAATGATGTAATTGGAGATATCTGTGGAATTGTTAGTGGTGCAGCAGCTGCAATGATTATTTTGCAGTTTAGTAAAGCAAACAACATACATACTCCTTTTCTTAGTATCGCTTTAAGTGGATTTGTTGCTTCTATTACAGTAGGAGGAAAAGCTTTAGGAAAAGAAATCGCATTAAAAAAATCAAAAGAAATTGTATTTTATGTTGGTAAAATTCTATACTATATTCATAACAAAATTGGTATAGATTTTTTTTCTGATAAGAAGAAAAAATATTAGATTTAACCAGAAAGAGAGATGAAATCGGTGAGAGATTTACTATCAAAAATAAAATCTCCTAAAGATTTAAAAACAGCAACTGATGAAGAATTAAAATGTTTAGCAGATGACATACGTAAGTTTTTAATTGAAAGTGTTTCAAAAACAGGAGGTCATTTAGCTTCAAATTTAGGAGTTGTTGAACTAAGTTTAGCTATACATAGTGTTTTTGACAGTCCTCAAGATCGTATTATATGGGATGTAGGACATCAAGCATATGTACACAAAATAGTAACAGGAAGAAAAGATCTTTTTCATACATTAAGAAAATATGGGGGATTAAGTGGTTTTCCAAAAAGAATTGAAAGCAAACATGATTGCTTTGAAACAGGACACAGCAGTACCTCTATCTCAGCTGGTCTTGGTATAGCAAAAGCAAGAGATTTAAATGGAGAGAATTATTCGGTCATCTCTATTATCGGTGATGGTGCCCTTACTGGAGGAATGGCCTTTGAAGCATTAAACCATGCAGGACATACAAATACAGATATTATTGTTATATTAAATGATAATGAAATGAGTATATCTCAAAACGTTGGGGGTCTTTCTAAATATTTAAATCGTCTAAGAACAGATCCAAAATATTTCAAAGTTAAAAATGATGTTGAATACCTCCTTAATAAAATTCCTGCAGTTGGAAAAGCTGTATATAAAACAGCTGGAAAAGCTAAAGATAGCTTGAAATATTTTTTTGTGCCAGGAGTTATATTCGAAGAACTTGGATTTACATATTTAGGTCCTGTCAATGGACATGATATAAAAGAATTAAAGGTAGTTCTAAAGAGAGCAAAAAATATAAAAGGACCTGTATTTATTCATGTAATCACAAAAAAAGGGAAAGGCTATACATATGCTGAAAAAAATCCAGATAAATTTCATGGCATAGGACCGTTTTCTATTGACAATGGAAAAGTCATAAAAAAAGAAAATACACGTCCTAGCTATTCAGCAGTATTTGGAAATACATTGGTATCTTTAGCAAAGACAAATCCTAATATTGTAGCTATTACTGCAGCAATGCCTTCAGGAACAGGATTAAATGAATTTGCAGCTACATATCCAAATCGCTTCTTTGATGTAGGCATTGCAGAACAGCATGCTGTAACTTTTGCTGCTGGGCTTGCTTCAAATGGATTGAAACCAATATTTGCTGTATATTCAACATTTTTGCAAAGAGCATATGATCAAGTTGTCCATGATGTATGCCTTCAAAACCTACCTGTGGTATTTTGTATAGATCGTAGTGGATTAGTAGGGAATGACGGTGAAACACATCACGGAGTATTTGATATTTCTTTTTTAATGCATATTCCCAATATGACAATATTAGCACCTAAAGATGGCCCTGAGCTAGTTCAGATGTTAAAGTATGCATTACAATTTGAAGGACCTTTGGCTATTCGTTATCCTCGAGGAGAATCTGAAGATTTTACATCTATTAGCAATGATTATACAATTGAAGATATGAAAGCAGAAATCCTTATAAGTGGAAAAGATGTATGTATTGTTGCTCTTGGAAAAATGGTAAAAACAGCTATTGAAGTAGCCAAAAGATTAAAAAAGCAAAATATTAATTGTACAGTGATCAATGCACGATTTGCAAAGCCTCTAGATGATAAAACAATTATTTCAGAATGCTTAAAAGTTAAAAATATTGTTACACTAGAAGATAATGTAATAAAGGGTGGTTTTGGAAATCAAGTTTTAACATTACTTCATAAAAATAAGCTGTATGATAAAAATATAAAAATATTAGGACTTCCTGATCAATTTATCGAGCATGGAAATACTGAAGAGCTTATGAAAGCATACCATCTTGATGTAGATGGTGTCATTAAACATATAAAAAAAATGATGAATCAATAGGAGAGATTTATATGGGAGAAAAGAACAGGTTGGATATTCTATTAGTTGAAAAAGGATTTTTTGACTCCCGCGAAAAAGCCAAAAAAAATATTATGGCAGGCATTGTTTTTGTAGATAATCAAAGAGTCGATAAACCTGGTACTAAAGTGAATTTAGATGCAAAAATTGAAATTAAAGGAAAAGTCATGCCTTACGTAAGTAGAGGTGGATTAAAATTAGAAAAAGCAATAAAAGAATTTAATATTGATTTAAACAATAAAAAAGCTTTAGATATAGGTGCATCTACAGGTGGATTTACAGATTGTATGTTAATCAATGGTGCAAAAAAAGTTTTTTCAATAGATGTGGGTTATGGACAATTAGCTTGGAAATTAAGGCAAGATGAAAGAGTTATTTCAATGGAAAGAACAAATATAAGATATGTTACAAAAGAAGATATCAATGAAGAGATTGATTTTGCATCTATTGATGTTTCTTTTATTTCTTTAAAGCTAGTATTACCTGTTGTAAAAGGATTAATAAAAGAAAATGGAGAAATTGTTTGTTTAATTAAACCTCAATTTGAAGCAGGACGAGAAAAGGTTGGAAAAAAAGGGGTAGTAAGAGATATTAAAGTCCATAAAGAAGTTATTTACCATGTATTATCCTTTGCTTTAGATATAGGATTTACACTTGAAGGGTTATCATTTTCTCCAATAAAGGGTCCTGAAGGAAATATTGAATATCTTGCTTACTTGATTAATAAAAAAATGAACAATAAAATTGATCTTGAAAGTATTATTCAAAGTGTTGTTTCAAAGTCCCATGATATATTAGATAAAAGATAACCGAAAGGTTATCTATTTATTTGAGCATAAATTAAAAGGATATTTTATAATTATGTAGAATTATGAATATAAAACGAAGTAAGTGGGGTGTAGTTCACACATATTTCATATGATAAATAAAAAGATAGGAGGCTAAATATGAAATATGCAAGACATGCAAAAATATTAGAGATTATCGACAAGTATGAAATTGAAACACAAGAAGAATTGGCTGAAGCATTAAAAAAAAATAACATTCATGTAACACAAGCTACTGTTTCAAGAGATATAAAGGAATTAAGACTTATAAAGGTTTTAGGTAAAACTGGAAGGTATAAGTATGCTTCTATGAAGCATCAGGAAAGCGCTATATCAGATAGACTAGTTAAAATATTTAAGGATTCTATTTTATCAATAGATTATTCTGGAAACATTATTGTATTAAAAACATTAATAGGAGCAGGACAAGCTGCTTGTGCTGCATTAGATGCTTTAGATCTTCAAGATATTGTAGGAACAATTGCTGGAGATGATACAATATTTATTCTTGTGCGAGATGTAGAAAAAATTGAAGAACTTGTAATGAAATTTAAAAAACTTATGAAGTAGTACGGGGGTATTTGAATGCTCTTAGAATTAATTATTAATAACTTTGCATTAATAGAAAGGTTAGATATTCGTTTTGGTGGAGGTTTAAATATTCTGACAGGTGAAACTGGTGCAGGTAAATCTATTATTATAGATGCAGTCAACATGGCTATTGGTGAAAGAGCAGATAAAAATTTTATTCGTACCGGTTCTGATAAATCTACTATTCAGATGATTTTTCGTTCGCAGAATGAGCATTTAATAAAAATACTAAATGAAAAAGGCATCGATTTATTTGATAATGATATCATTATAATTACACGTGAAATTTATAGTAGTGGTAGAAGTACTTCTAGAATTAACGATCGTGTTGTTACAACTTCATTGGTTAAAGAAATTAGTAAATACTTGATTGATATCCATGGACAGCATGCACATCAATCGCTACTATTTCCTGAAAATCATATTGATATTTTAGATTCTTTTGATGAAGAAAATATCATAAATTTGAAAAAAAAGGTTTCTAATAAATATGATGAACTAAAAAAATTGGAAAATAAATTAATCAAGCTTTGTGGAAATGACCTAGAAAGAGAAAGAAAAAAAGATTTATTAAAATTTCAGCTCAAAGAAATTGATGCATGTGAGTTAAAGGTTGGAGAAGATACTGATTTATTATCACAACATCATCTTCTCTCTAATAGTGAAAAAATCTTTACCATCATGTCAAACTCTTATGAAAAATTATATAATGGTGATGGTAGATATTTATCTATTATGGATACTATTGGCAACATTATTCATGAATTAGAAAGCATTAAAGATCTTGATAATAATATCAACAATATGTATAATATGTTGCAAGAATGCTCTTATACTATTGAAGATGTATCCAGAGATATTAGAAATTATAGAGATAATATTGAATTTGATCCGTTTTTATTAGAACAAGTTGAACAGCGATTAGATTTAATTAATAACCTAAAGAGAAAATATGGAAATTCTATCGATGAAATTTTATCTTACAGAGAAAAAATATTTTTAGAGCTAGAAGAACTTGAAAATAATGAAACTATTGCAGCTGAGGTAAAAAACAATATAGAGAAAATAAAAAATGAATATCTTGAATTATCCATTGAACTAAGCAATATTAGAAAATCAGTAGCATCTAAATTAGAAGATCAAATAACTTCTATACTAGAAGGATTAAATATGAACAAAGTCATTTTCAAGGTAAATTTTAAAAATGATATACACCAACCAGATGAAAGAATCTTTACACCAAAAGGACTAGATAAGGTTGAATTTTTGATTTCTACAAATGCTGGAGAAGCACCAAAGCCAATCGCTAAGATTGCTTCTGGTGGAGAAATGTCAAGAATAATGTTAGCTTTTAAAACTATTTTAGCTCATTCTGACAGTATTCCAACATTAATCTTTGATGAAATAGATACTGGTA includes:
- the recN gene encoding DNA repair protein RecN → MLLELIINNFALIERLDIRFGGGLNILTGETGAGKSIIIDAVNMAIGERADKNFIRTGSDKSTIQMIFRSQNEHLIKILNEKGIDLFDNDIIIITREIYSSGRSTSRINDRVVTTSLVKEISKYLIDIHGQHAHQSLLFPENHIDILDSFDEENIINLKKKVSNKYDELKKLENKLIKLCGNDLERERKKDLLKFQLKEIDACELKVGEDTDLLSQHHLLSNSEKIFTIMSNSYEKLYNGDGRYLSIMDTIGNIIHELESIKDLDNNINNMYNMLQECSYTIEDVSRDIRNYRDNIEFDPFLLEQVEQRLDLINNLKRKYGNSIDEILSYREKIFLELEELENNETIAAEVKNNIEKIKNEYLELSIELSNIRKSVASKLEDQITSILEGLNMNKVIFKVNFKNDIHQPDERIFTPKGLDKVEFLISTNAGEAPKPIAKIASGGEMSRIMLAFKTILAHSDSIPTLIFDEIDTGISGRTANIVGEKLAILSRTHQILCITHLPQIASMADHHFYIEKNYQNNSTLTNVHKLSENDRIKELGRLLGGITLTDLTLEHAREMIYLGNQFKNSLK
- a CDS encoding TlyA family RNA methyltransferase; the encoded protein is MGEKNRLDILLVEKGFFDSREKAKKNIMAGIVFVDNQRVDKPGTKVNLDAKIEIKGKVMPYVSRGGLKLEKAIKEFNIDLNNKKALDIGASTGGFTDCMLINGAKKVFSIDVGYGQLAWKLRQDERVISMERTNIRYVTKEDINEEIDFASIDVSFISLKLVLPVVKGLIKENGEIVCLIKPQFEAGREKVGKKGVVRDIKVHKEVIYHVLSFALDIGFTLEGLSFSPIKGPEGNIEYLAYLINKKMNNKIDLESIIQSVVSKSHDILDKR
- the dxs gene encoding 1-deoxy-D-xylulose-5-phosphate synthase encodes the protein MKSVRDLLSKIKSPKDLKTATDEELKCLADDIRKFLIESVSKTGGHLASNLGVVELSLAIHSVFDSPQDRIIWDVGHQAYVHKIVTGRKDLFHTLRKYGGLSGFPKRIESKHDCFETGHSSTSISAGLGIAKARDLNGENYSVISIIGDGALTGGMAFEALNHAGHTNTDIIVILNDNEMSISQNVGGLSKYLNRLRTDPKYFKVKNDVEYLLNKIPAVGKAVYKTAGKAKDSLKYFFVPGVIFEELGFTYLGPVNGHDIKELKVVLKRAKNIKGPVFIHVITKKGKGYTYAEKNPDKFHGIGPFSIDNGKVIKKENTRPSYSAVFGNTLVSLAKTNPNIVAITAAMPSGTGLNEFAATYPNRFFDVGIAEQHAVTFAAGLASNGLKPIFAVYSTFLQRAYDQVVHDVCLQNLPVVFCIDRSGLVGNDGETHHGVFDISFLMHIPNMTILAPKDGPELVQMLKYALQFEGPLAIRYPRGESEDFTSISNDYTIEDMKAEILISGKDVCIVALGKMVKTAIEVAKRLKKQNINCTVINARFAKPLDDKTIISECLKVKNIVTLEDNVIKGGFGNQVLTLLHKNKLYDKNIKILGLPDQFIEHGNTEELMKAYHLDVDGVIKHIKKMMNQ
- a CDS encoding arginine repressor, with protein sequence MKYARHAKILEIIDKYEIETQEELAEALKKNNIHVTQATVSRDIKELRLIKVLGKTGRYKYASMKHQESAISDRLVKIFKDSILSIDYSGNIIVLKTLIGAGQAACAALDALDLQDIVGTIAGDDTIFILVRDVEKIEELVMKFKKLMK